The sequence below is a genomic window from Nocardia fluminea.
CCCGACACGCCGCCCTCACCCCCTGACCAACAAAGCTTCGCCCCCGCACTCCCAATAACACGGCCCACCAGCCCGTCCCCGTCTTCAACACCCCACCAAGCACACCCAGCGCGTCCCCGTCTCCAACAACCCACCCAACCCAGCCACCGCACTCCCGACCCCTAGGGAGGGACGGCCACGAAGTGGCCGGTCCGCGGCCGGCCCGCCGGTCAGGCGCCGGGGCGTAGGCGACGAAGGAGCAAGCCCCGGTGCCTGACCGGCGGGCCAATCAGGGCCGCGGACACGCGCGCGCCAGCGCGCCAATCAACACAGCGTCAAACCGTCTAAGACTACCAAAACCCCAGATCAGTCACTCTCCCACCCATCCACCGCAGCACGCATACAAGCACGCGGCCACTCATCGAGCCCATGAACCATCTCGCTCGCACGTATCGCCCGCAACCCCGGCGTCTCATCCCCCGGCGCAATATAAGTGAACCCGAGCCGTTCGTAATAAGGCCCATTCCACGGCACCTGAGTAAACGTAGTGAGCGTGATCTCCTCGAGCCCGTGGCCTTTGGCCCACAAAACCGCATGATCGATCAACCGCTTACCGATCCGCGCCCCCGCGTAAGCCGGATCGACCGAAACCTGATCGATATGCGGCCGCCCATCGACCATCCCGAGCACCAGATACCCGACCGGCTGATCATCTTCGTCCGGCCACACCCACGCCCGCCCCTCGACGACGAAGGCCCGCAACACCTCTCGTGACGGCGGCTCGTCCTCGGCCACCGCGTGCATGCCCACCTCGGCGAACGGCGCCCCGGCTCGCCGCTCGATCTCCTGCAACGCCCCGATCTCGTCCTCGCGCGCGAGCCGGGCGGGTCCGCCGGCCGCCGGGGTGGCGACGATCCCGTTGAGCAGCGCCCGCAGCCCCCAGCGCGCACGGCGTTCATCACCGCTGCGCTGCACGGACTCGGCGGCGATGTGCCGGTAGATCAGGTCGACGGCCCAGGCGGCGGTCGCCGGATCGAGGCCGGCCTCGCGCAGGAGGGTCAGCAACTGCTCGATCAGGCCGAGGGCGTGTTCGGTGGCCGGAAACCGGCCGAAGGCGACGAGCGCGAGGCCGTCGTGGCGGCCGAGAGCGTCGATCGCGGAATCGACCAGCTGGGTCACCCTGGCACGCCAGTCACCCGCGGTGGGGACCTCGACCTGGGACAGGACGTGGTCGAGCATGCCGGTGAGCAGGTCGTCGCGATGGGCGACGTAGACGTAGAGCGACGCGGCGCCGGTGTCGAGTTCCTTGGCGACCCGGCGCATGGTGAGCGCGGCCGAGCCCTCGGTGTCGAGGATGCGTAGTCCGGTCTCGATGACGAGATCGCGACTCAAGGGGACCTTCGCCGGTCGGGCCCGGCGACTGACGGGTGCGGCGTTCATGCGCCGATCCTACGCGGCCGACGAACGTCGTTTGGTACGAACGTTGTTCGAAGTTCGCCTGCGGACCTTATCCCCGGGCGTCTGTCCCTCTATGCTGGCGGCGGAGACCAAGGTCGCGGTCTGCCGCACAGCGGGGTCGGCCGAGGCAGCGGTGAAGGCCAGTCCGACAAGGAGGCGTTGATGCACGCGCATTCGTCCACCGTGGCCATCGTGCCGGGGACCGGGATCGTCGCTCGATTCGGCGATGTCGTCCTCTATCTGGCCGGGGAGACACCGTCGACCGATCGGTTACTCGGTGCGGTCGAAACCGTCGCCAACAACACCGCGGCGAGCGCGC
It includes:
- a CDS encoding GNAT family N-acetyltransferase codes for the protein MNAAPVSRRARPAKVPLSRDLVIETGLRILDTEGSAALTMRRVAKELDTGAASLYVYVAHRDDLLTGMLDHVLSQVEVPTAGDWRARVTQLVDSAIDALGRHDGLALVAFGRFPATEHALGLIEQLLTLLREAGLDPATAAWAVDLIYRHIAAESVQRSGDERRARWGLRALLNGIVATPAAGGPARLAREDEIGALQEIERRAGAPFAEVGMHAVAEDEPPSREVLRAFVVEGRAWVWPDEDDQPVGYLVLGMVDGRPHIDQVSVDPAYAGARIGKRLIDHAVLWAKGHGLEEITLTTFTQVPWNGPYYERLGFTYIAPGDETPGLRAIRASEMVHGLDEWPRACMRAAVDGWESD